The Bernardetia litoralis DSM 6794 genome includes a window with the following:
- the phbB gene encoding acetoacetyl-CoA reductase has translation MDKDNKKVALVTGSTGGIGTAICKKLHDEGYIVVAHYRNREKAEEWSTKLKKEGYKLPLAMADVSDFDEVEKMFEDIKNGIGNVDILINNAGITQDTSFRKMSLKQWKSVIDVNLTSVFNCCRHAINPMLENSFGRIINISSVNAQRGQFGQVNYSAAKAGMHGFTKSLAMETAKKGITVNTVSPGYVATEMVMAVPENIRNQIIAQIPVGRLGTPEEIADIITYLVSDKAGFVTGANFAINGGQHVY, from the coding sequence ATGGACAAAGACAACAAAAAAGTCGCTTTAGTAACAGGTTCGACAGGAGGCATCGGAACAGCTATTTGCAAAAAATTACACGACGAAGGTTATATTGTTGTGGCACATTATCGCAACCGAGAAAAAGCTGAAGAATGGAGTACAAAATTAAAAAAGGAAGGTTATAAATTACCTTTAGCAATGGCTGACGTTTCTGATTTTGATGAGGTAGAAAAAATGTTTGAAGACATTAAAAACGGAATCGGAAATGTAGATATTTTGATAAATAATGCAGGAATTACACAAGATACTTCTTTTCGAAAAATGTCACTTAAACAATGGAAATCTGTAATTGATGTCAATCTGACAAGTGTTTTTAATTGTTGTCGTCATGCTATTAATCCAATGTTAGAAAATAGTTTTGGTAGAATAATTAATATTTCTTCTGTAAATGCTCAACGTGGGCAATTTGGACAGGTAAATTATAGCGCAGCCAAAGCAGGAATGCATGGTTTTACAAAAAGTTTAGCCATGGAAACTGCAAAAAAAGGAATTACTGTAAATACAGTTTCGCCTGGATATGTTGCTACTGAGATGGTTATGGCTGTTCCTGAGAATATTCGCAATCAAATTATTGCCCAAATTCCTGTTGGAAGACTGGGAACACCTGAAGAAATTGCAGATATTATCACTTACCTTGTTTCGGATAAAGCTGGTTTTGTTACAGGTGCAAACTTTGCTATCAATGGGGGGCAGCATGTTTATTAA
- a CDS encoding class I SAM-dependent methyltransferase, which yields MATSNTEQEKHEDLHKREADFHDDWATSEDLAEIDVVALFEGLCAIENRYMIEQMGNLQGKKILDVGAGLGESSVYFAMQGAEVTYTDISPQMGELAKELAARYNIKINVVISPAEKMVFEKDYFDIVYCANLMHHVPETEHTIWLENIHQFLRKGGKLYTWDPIKYNPVINVYRKMAMDVRTIDEMPLGFDILKKYKATFSNVHHKEFWLSTLVLFLYYYFIKRYNPNKVRYWKRIYKENEKTIGWWFKPLSALDNFFLKIPLINRLAWNIVIVAEK from the coding sequence ATGGCAACTAGCAATACAGAACAAGAAAAACATGAAGACCTTCACAAAAGAGAAGCTGATTTTCATGACGACTGGGCAACTTCTGAAGACCTTGCAGAGATAGATGTAGTAGCACTTTTTGAAGGACTTTGTGCCATCGAAAATCGTTATATGATTGAGCAAATGGGTAATCTTCAAGGCAAAAAAATACTTGATGTAGGTGCAGGTTTGGGCGAAAGTTCGGTTTATTTTGCAATGCAAGGAGCAGAAGTTACTTATACAGATATTTCTCCACAAATGGGAGAGCTTGCAAAAGAATTAGCTGCAAGATATAATATAAAAATCAATGTAGTTATTTCTCCAGCCGAAAAAATGGTTTTTGAGAAAGATTATTTCGATATTGTTTATTGTGCAAATCTGATGCACCATGTTCCAGAAACAGAGCATACAATTTGGTTAGAAAATATCCATCAATTTTTGAGAAAAGGTGGAAAACTTTATACTTGGGATCCAATAAAATACAACCCTGTTATTAATGTTTACCGTAAAATGGCAATGGATGTCAGAACGATTGATGAAATGCCTTTGGGGTTTGATATTCTAAAAAAATATAAAGCTACTTTTTCGAATGTTCATCACAAAGAATTTTGGCTTTCTACGCTTGTTTTGTTTTTGTATTATTATTTTATAAAAAGATACAATCCAAATAAAGTTCGTTATTGGAAACGCATTTATAAGGAGAATGAAAAAACGATTGGTTGGTGGTTCAAACCTCTTTCTGCTTTGGATAATTTCTTTTTGAAAATCCCTTTGATAAATCGTTTGGCTTGGAATATTGTGATTGTCGCAGAGAAGTAG
- the mnmG gene encoding tRNA uridine-5-carboxymethylaminomethyl(34) synthesis enzyme MnmG has translation MYDVIIVGAGHAGCEAAHTAATLGSKVLLVTMNMHTIAQMSCNPAMGGVAKGQIVREIDALGGMSGIITDKTMIQFRMLNRSKGAAMWSPRCQSDRMRFAEEWRTALEENKNIDLWQEMVEGLVVRDGKVCGVRTQLGIEFESKTVILTNGTFLNGLIHIGEKQFGGGRAGERAATGITGQLVELGFEAGRMKTGTPPRVDGRTINYEAIEEQKGDENPSKFSYSDETKPLEKQRSCYITYTNPKVHEILQTGFEKSPMFAGRIKGLGPRYCPSIEDKIVRFSERDRHQIFVEPEGWDTVEVYVNGFSTSLPYEVQQKALNQIVGFEKAKMFRPGYAIEYDFFQPTQLKETLETKRIENLYFAGQINGTTGYEEAACQGLMAGINAHQKAQEKEVFTLSRSDAYIGVLIDDLIHKGTEEPYRMFTSRAEYRILLRQDNADVRLTQKGFDIGLASEARLMKMKEKEEEVKQVVKFLSKRSLELDKANPILKELGTSELKQKVKSVDIVKRPQVQLKDLGRMDSEIATLLEKYSGTKNKEEILEQAEIQIKYSEYVQKEKQLVEKMQRLEDLHLFDGLDYHSMPSLSMEARNKLTKIQPRTLGQASRISGISPSDISVLMVYLNR, from the coding sequence ATGTATGATGTAATAATAGTGGGCGCAGGACACGCAGGTTGTGAAGCAGCCCACACAGCAGCCACATTAGGCTCAAAAGTTTTGTTAGTAACAATGAATATGCACACGATTGCTCAAATGAGTTGTAACCCTGCTATGGGAGGCGTTGCAAAAGGTCAAATCGTGCGAGAAATAGATGCCTTAGGTGGAATGTCTGGAATTATTACAGACAAAACAATGATACAATTCAGAATGCTCAACCGTTCGAAAGGTGCAGCAATGTGGAGTCCACGTTGTCAGAGCGACCGAATGCGTTTTGCTGAAGAATGGAGAACAGCTTTAGAAGAAAATAAAAATATTGACCTTTGGCAAGAGATGGTTGAAGGTTTGGTAGTGCGTGATGGAAAAGTATGTGGAGTAAGAACCCAATTAGGAATTGAGTTTGAATCAAAAACAGTAATCCTTACAAACGGAACTTTTCTAAATGGACTTATTCATATTGGAGAAAAACAATTTGGAGGAGGACGTGCAGGCGAGCGAGCAGCCACAGGAATTACAGGACAATTAGTAGAATTAGGTTTTGAGGCTGGCAGAATGAAAACAGGAACGCCACCACGAGTAGATGGCAGAACTATCAATTACGAAGCCATTGAAGAACAAAAAGGCGACGAAAATCCATCAAAATTCTCTTATTCTGATGAAACAAAACCATTAGAAAAGCAACGTAGTTGTTATATTACTTATACAAATCCGAAAGTTCATGAGATTTTGCAAACTGGTTTTGAGAAATCGCCTATGTTTGCAGGACGTATAAAAGGATTAGGACCAAGATATTGTCCTTCTATCGAAGATAAAATTGTTCGTTTTTCGGAGCGTGACAGACATCAAATTTTTGTAGAACCCGAAGGCTGGGACACCGTAGAAGTGTATGTAAATGGTTTTTCGACTTCACTACCTTATGAAGTTCAGCAAAAGGCACTCAATCAAATTGTAGGTTTTGAGAAAGCAAAAATGTTCCGTCCCGGATATGCGATTGAATATGACTTTTTCCAACCCACACAATTAAAGGAAACATTAGAAACAAAACGCATTGAAAATCTGTATTTTGCAGGTCAGATAAATGGCACAACAGGCTATGAAGAAGCTGCTTGTCAAGGTCTTATGGCTGGAATAAATGCTCATCAAAAAGCACAAGAAAAAGAAGTCTTTACGCTTTCTCGTTCTGATGCTTATATTGGTGTTTTGATTGATGATTTGATTCATAAAGGCACAGAAGAACCTTACAGAATGTTTACTTCAAGAGCAGAATATCGTATTTTGTTGCGTCAAGATAATGCTGATGTCCGTCTTACTCAAAAGGGTTTTGATATTGGTTTGGCTTCGGAAGCTCGTCTTATGAAAATGAAAGAAAAAGAAGAAGAAGTAAAACAAGTAGTCAAATTTTTGTCAAAAAGAAGTCTTGAATTAGATAAAGCAAATCCTATTTTGAAAGAATTAGGAACTTCTGAATTGAAGCAAAAAGTAAAATCTGTTGATATTGTAAAACGTCCACAAGTTCAGTTGAAAGATTTGGGTAGAATGGACAGCGAAATTGCTACTTTGTTAGAAAAATATTCAGGTACAAAAAACAAAGAAGAGATTTTGGAACAAGCCGAAATTCAAATCAAATATTCTGAATATGTACAAAAAGAAAAACAATTAGTAGAAAAAATGCAACGTCTGGAAGACTTACATTTGTTTGATGGTCTTGATTATCATTCGATGCCTTCACTTTCAATGGAAGCTAGAAATAAATTGACCAAAATTCAGCCTCGTACATTAGGGCAAGCATCCCGAATCAGTGGAATTAGTCCTTCCGATATTTCGGTTTTGATGGTTTATTTGAATAGATAA
- a CDS encoding COR domain-containing protein, producing the protein MDNKEVNKPEQVLWLEEQLGFKLDERKTENGLIDNGYMIDDNKEIIGLNLFYRDITNISFLLNLRELEILRISYNKIKDISILSELAKSKVLNISNNYVSDISSLSNLKTLEVLFANHNEIFDVSPLLDLHRLKFLDLSHNFLSNLFALSNLTQLEDLRLNYNRIYDISFLSSLSNLTNLKNLKTLDLSLNEISDISFLSELKNLRNLYLSYNQVLNISALVKLDKLIKIHIDYNQISSKEGIKEIVENENLRELYLYGNFIPYLPKELIGTHSRSNCLQDLRNYYQNQDFVPNKEIKVVILGNGMVGKSTLLNRFLNPDDDWSKTKIKIEDRTEGIVIKENIPFYLEDDKEIRLNIWDFGGQEVYHGTHRLFLNKDAVYIIVWTLETDEQKEEIRQDLNYWLDYAQDLAIDSPIILVHSQCEKVKDEDQEKIREQKMLGWNEKYKNNIVEEYLPFSAKEKIGVEELNKAIRKAIKDKLSDRVETKIPKKWSDLRDDLRKLREKEEDKKNEISKEDYLKECANYEIEESEAETILTFLHRTGFLYYYTELSKNIILNQTWAIEAIYEALKPSGLVKDKNGKISSERLKRLWIEKGYSEEEAKTFIDFMVSSEICFCKEQQNYRDLENPTFIVPHYLEEPNPLLIEWDKPDSFYIIYKPQFFHKGIAERFLSRLGRLSGQNALWKDGILLKSDIFSSKALITFDREKKEVNISTENYELLEAVLKELNKILDEGSQTKPSEKVTFFYSLDGNEFVEKKMIDYSKKTGGNLVENTKGVMTELNPFLEKYNFGSTEKTVSKESDFEKEDKQNETLLTREANNKKNITVMNENQTNSTIQKALKHIENANYGGYFEEMDKIVPTFQRAIYSELKGKFIAGNIPYNFHQSLSMFARELNNQSSSILNQSTSTNSNDMSSNQNSNSPINITITNSPQNTNTSINTNKNDNNQQIDFKAFENSLIDLQRNLGYAKQEIEEKINKEGENAQLVEAKEIIAKTIDAAEQIEEDAEKAIDGDKKAEKNIKKDKSGFFRVVKACATYFPKIAEKAINPKTWEDAEKSLVAAGKFGEQLGNMM; encoded by the coding sequence ATGGATAATAAAGAAGTAAATAAACCAGAACAGGTTTTGTGGCTTGAGGAACAGCTTGGGTTTAAATTAGACGAAAGAAAAACTGAAAACGGTTTAATAGATAATGGTTATATGATTGATGATAATAAAGAAATTATAGGACTAAATTTATTTTACAGGGATATAACAAACATTTCCTTCTTACTCAATTTGAGGGAATTAGAGATATTACGCATCAGCTACAATAAAATTAAAGATATTTCTATTTTATCAGAACTAGCAAAGTCAAAGGTTTTAAATATTAGTAATAATTATGTATCAGATATATCGTCTCTGTCTAATTTAAAGACTTTGGAGGTACTATTTGCTAATCACAATGAAATATTCGATGTTTCTCCTTTATTAGATTTGCACAGATTAAAATTCCTAGACCTTAGTCATAATTTTTTATCAAATCTTTTTGCTTTGTCAAATCTAACACAACTGGAAGATTTACGTCTTAACTATAATCGAATTTATGATATTTCATTTTTATCTAGTTTATCAAACCTCACAAATCTTAAAAACCTAAAGACTTTAGACCTTAGTCTAAATGAGATTTCAGATATTTCTTTTTTATCAGAATTAAAGAATCTAAGGAACTTATATCTCAGTTATAATCAAGTTTTAAACATTTCTGCTTTAGTGAAACTGGATAAATTAATTAAAATACATATTGATTACAACCAAATTTCAAGTAAAGAAGGGATAAAAGAAATAGTAGAGAATGAAAATCTTAGAGAGCTTTACTTATATGGTAACTTTATTCCTTACCTTCCAAAAGAATTGATAGGAACACATAGTAGAAGCAACTGCCTCCAAGACCTAAGAAACTACTACCAAAACCAAGATTTTGTTCCAAACAAAGAAATAAAAGTAGTCATTTTAGGTAATGGAATGGTAGGAAAAAGTACACTTTTGAATCGTTTTTTAAATCCTGATGATGACTGGAGTAAAACGAAAATAAAAATTGAAGACCGTACAGAGGGAATTGTAATAAAAGAAAATATTCCTTTTTATTTGGAAGACGACAAAGAAATAAGATTGAATATTTGGGATTTTGGAGGACAAGAAGTGTATCATGGAACGCATCGTCTTTTTCTGAATAAAGATGCTGTTTATATTATTGTTTGGACATTGGAAACGGACGAACAAAAAGAAGAAATCCGTCAAGATTTGAATTATTGGTTAGATTATGCACAAGATTTGGCTATTGATAGTCCTATTATTTTAGTACATAGTCAGTGCGAGAAGGTAAAAGATGAAGACCAAGAAAAAATCAGAGAACAAAAAATGCTTGGTTGGAATGAAAAATATAAAAATAATATTGTAGAGGAATATTTACCTTTTTCGGCTAAGGAAAAAATAGGAGTTGAAGAGCTAAACAAAGCCATTAGAAAAGCTATAAAGGATAAGCTTTCAGATAGGGTAGAAACAAAAATTCCTAAAAAATGGTCAGATTTGCGTGATGATTTAAGGAAATTAAGAGAAAAGGAAGAAGACAAGAAAAACGAAATTTCAAAAGAAGATTATTTGAAAGAATGTGCCAACTATGAAATAGAAGAATCAGAAGCCGAAACGATTCTTACTTTTTTGCATCGAACAGGCTTTTTGTATTATTACACAGAATTATCAAAAAATATTATTCTCAATCAGACGTGGGCAATAGAAGCCATTTATGAAGCCTTAAAACCGAGTGGTTTAGTAAAAGACAAAAATGGAAAAATAAGTTCTGAAAGATTAAAAAGGCTTTGGATAGAAAAAGGGTATTCAGAAGAAGAAGCCAAAACCTTTATTGACTTTATGGTGAGTTCTGAAATTTGTTTTTGTAAGGAGCAGCAAAATTATAGAGATTTAGAAAACCCTACTTTTATTGTTCCTCATTATTTAGAAGAACCTAATCCTTTACTTATAGAGTGGGATAAGCCAGATAGTTTTTATATAATTTACAAACCTCAATTTTTTCATAAAGGAATTGCAGAGCGTTTTTTAAGCCGTTTAGGGCGTTTAAGTGGACAAAATGCGTTATGGAAAGATGGAATTCTTCTGAAAAGTGATATTTTTTCAAGTAAAGCATTGATTACTTTTGATAGAGAAAAGAAAGAAGTCAATATTTCTACTGAAAACTATGAGCTTTTGGAAGCCGTACTAAAAGAACTCAATAAAATTTTAGATGAAGGTTCACAAACCAAGCCTTCTGAAAAAGTAACATTTTTTTATTCGCTTGATGGTAATGAATTTGTTGAGAAAAAAATGATTGACTATTCTAAAAAAACAGGAGGGAATTTAGTAGAAAATACAAAAGGAGTTATGACAGAATTAAATCCCTTTTTAGAGAAATATAATTTTGGTTCTACTGAAAAAACTGTTTCTAAAGAATCTGATTTTGAAAAGGAAGACAAACAAAATGAAACTTTACTTACCAGAGAAGCTAATAATAAGAAAAATATTACTGTTATGAATGAAAATCAAACAAATTCAACAATTCAAAAAGCCTTAAAACATATTGAAAACGCTAATTATGGTGGTTATTTTGAAGAAATGGATAAAATTGTTCCTACTTTTCAAAGAGCAATTTATAGTGAACTAAAAGGAAAGTTTATTGCAGGAAATATTCCTTATAACTTTCATCAATCTTTAAGTATGTTTGCTAGAGAATTAAATAATCAATCTAGTTCAATATTAAATCAATCTACCTCAACAAATTCAAATGATATGTCTTCAAATCAAAACTCAAATTCTCCAATCAACATAACTATTACGAACAGTCCCCAAAATACGAATACAAGTATAAACACGAATAAAAACGATAATAATCAACAAATTGATTTCAAAGCTTTTGAAAATAGTTTGATTGATTTGCAGCGTAATTTGGGTTATGCAAAACAAGAAATAGAGGAAAAGATAAATAAGGAAGGCGAAAATGCCCAACTTGTTGAAGCAAAAGAAATTATAGCAAAAACGATAGATGCAGCCGAGCAAATTGAAGAAGATGCAGAAAAAGCGATTGATGGAGATAAAAAAGCAGAGAAAAATATCAAAAAAGATAAATCTGGATTTTTTAGAGTTGTAAAAGCTTGTGCTACTTATTTTCCTAAAATAGCTGAGAAAGCAATAAATCCAAAAACTTGGGAAGATGCTGAAAAAAGTTTAGTCGCAGCAGGAAAATTTGGCGAGCAATTAGGAAATATGATGTAG
- a CDS encoding glycosyltransferase family 2 protein has translation MRISIITPSYNQAAYLEKTIQSIISQGYDDLEYILIDGGSNDGSLEIIEKYKEHFAFWVSEKDEGQSHAINKGFKHATGDIITWINSDDQLMPNALHQIAAEFEKDTNKEIFVAHGKTILFGENMQDKEFGASKTNFLERSLAGLPFPQPSSFFRKELINNYGNLKQEFHFGMDYEFFVPVFLNEKSIYIDNIFSKYLYHNESKSLTQQSGFARDYAKVFSKILRSFEKSKNPNHQEVVKKTISKFRELNFYTESNDSDDIFEINNSFTEQQLHLAFCYNLLNQLIFYYEAIETTNKQEQAQSWKQVKKITSYLVKNEADFVAQNPEVKQVYQRSKFLNPMLMGFLRKVKKVL, from the coding sequence ATGCGTATTTCTATCATTACTCCTTCTTACAATCAAGCTGCTTATCTTGAAAAAACTATTCAATCTATTATTTCACAAGGATATGATGATTTAGAATATATTTTGATTGATGGAGGGAGTAATGATGGTTCGTTAGAAATCATAGAAAAGTACAAAGAGCATTTTGCTTTTTGGGTAAGCGAAAAAGACGAAGGACAAAGCCACGCTATCAATAAAGGTTTTAAACATGCAACAGGCGATATTATCACTTGGATTAATTCGGATGACCAACTTATGCCCAATGCTTTACATCAAATTGCAGCCGAGTTTGAAAAAGACACCAATAAAGAAATCTTTGTAGCTCACGGAAAAACGATTCTTTTTGGCGAAAATATGCAAGACAAAGAATTTGGAGCTTCCAAAACTAACTTTTTAGAACGTTCTTTGGCTGGGCTTCCATTTCCTCAACCTTCTTCTTTTTTTAGAAAAGAATTAATAAACAACTATGGGAATCTAAAACAAGAATTTCATTTTGGAATGGATTATGAGTTTTTTGTTCCTGTTTTTTTGAATGAAAAGAGTATTTATATAGATAATATTTTCTCAAAATATTTATATCATAATGAAAGTAAAAGTCTGACACAACAAAGTGGTTTTGCTCGTGATTATGCGAAAGTTTTTAGTAAAATTTTGCGTTCTTTTGAGAAAAGTAAAAACCCAAATCATCAAGAAGTAGTAAAAAAGACAATTTCAAAATTTAGAGAATTAAATTTTTATACAGAAAGTAATGATTCTGATGATATTTTTGAAATAAATAATTCTTTTACAGAACAGCAGTTACATCTCGCTTTTTGTTATAATCTTCTGAACCAACTTATTTTTTATTACGAAGCCATCGAAACGACAAACAAACAAGAACAGGCTCAAAGTTGGAAACAAGTAAAAAAAATAACTTCTTATTTAGTCAAAAATGAAGCTGATTTTGTAGCCCAAAACCCCGAAGTAAAACAGGTTTATCAGCGAAGTAAGTTTTTGAATCCTATGCTTATGGGGTTTTTGAGGAAAGTAAAGAAGGTTTTGTAA
- a CDS encoding serine/threonine-protein kinase encodes MNANRWQLIQDIFSEALELEGQERENYILSKTKEDTELKQEVENLLQSSEKANSFFGNLEGKVSTAWQKATETTLLSEGEKVGIYQIEKEIGRGGMAVVYLAKRIDGEFEQKVAIKVIKRGMDSDEVLRRFMAEKQILASLNHPNISKILNSGLAPNGLPYFVMEYVEGMDLIEYCDKNNLSIKERLEIFIQICRTLQYAHRNLVIHRDLKPSNILIENNQKDTTKNTHNSLKLLDFGIAKVLDEDNDLRTKTAMRLLTPEYASPEQIQGKIISTSSDIYQLGILLFELLSGRRPFVFDKNESVLEWEKKLTTSQTPTPSKIYEEFSENQAQKVAKERKTDKKGLKKTLKSELQSIVLMALRTEPERRYQSAEQLAEDIERYLQKRPIIAKPNSWSYKTRKAFERNKSAWIGFTLLFIALIGGIFGTTYQAYKTKQEKQRAEQTLAFITDLFKSPDPRLQDSEGKDIKVSEFLKASEKKVFRNLEDQQELQTELLTILSNLYDNMNLAKEGTELEEKLLPKFIKQYGRNSPRVAESIRKIAAWSFETNKDVEKTDSIFQEAFDIFEKTYTKEHNKYAVLLNEYGLFLQISRADLEKAESILQQAGEIFVKNDTITANYGNNLSFRGLVANQMGRLDEALSLYERELFIKQKVNQDSVGLALVKINMASVYFKQQNLIRAETINKEALKIMEAELGMQHKHTLTALNNLAAVYAAQDRHDLGKPIALRAYNGFVNKYGEKNDRTAASALNVGFYYTKLKEFDSALVYINQANETYKQLFGETHYVTGVPLLARAEIWLGKNEPQKAFQDAQKADELLATPPIPTIHYYRGMVNFRLGSCYIALNDKEKGKKYLQKSVDILMQTNGKTHYATKAAMKQLAVISNQ; translated from the coding sequence AGCAAATAGTTTTTTTGGAAACTTAGAAGGTAAAGTTTCGACTGCATGGCAAAAAGCAACCGAAACAACACTACTTTCAGAAGGCGAAAAAGTAGGTATTTATCAAATCGAAAAAGAAATTGGACGAGGAGGAATGGCTGTTGTTTATTTGGCAAAACGAATTGATGGAGAATTTGAGCAAAAAGTAGCTATTAAAGTTATCAAACGTGGAATGGATTCTGATGAGGTTTTGAGGCGTTTTATGGCTGAAAAACAAATTTTGGCTTCTCTAAATCACCCAAATATTTCCAAAATATTGAATAGTGGACTTGCGCCAAATGGACTTCCTTATTTTGTGATGGAATATGTAGAAGGAATGGATTTGATAGAATATTGTGATAAAAATAATCTTTCTATAAAAGAACGTTTAGAAATTTTTATTCAGATTTGTAGGACTTTACAATACGCTCACAGAAATTTGGTTATTCATAGAGATTTGAAACCTTCAAATATTCTAATAGAAAATAATCAAAAAGATACTACAAAGAATACACATAATTCATTAAAACTATTAGATTTTGGAATTGCAAAAGTTTTGGATGAAGACAATGACTTGAGAACCAAAACGGCTATGCGACTTTTGACTCCCGAATATGCAAGTCCAGAACAAATACAAGGAAAAATAATAAGTACTTCAAGCGATATTTATCAATTAGGAATTTTACTTTTCGAATTATTGAGTGGAAGAAGACCATTTGTTTTTGATAAAAATGAATCTGTTTTGGAATGGGAAAAGAAATTAACAACTTCTCAAACTCCAACACCCTCTAAGATTTATGAAGAGTTTTCTGAAAATCAAGCTCAAAAAGTAGCTAAAGAAAGAAAAACAGATAAAAAAGGACTTAAAAAAACATTAAAATCTGAGTTGCAATCGATTGTTTTGATGGCACTTCGCACCGAACCAGAAAGACGTTATCAATCAGCCGAACAGTTGGCAGAAGATATTGAGCGTTACTTACAAAAACGTCCTATTATTGCAAAACCTAATTCTTGGAGTTACAAAACTCGTAAGGCATTCGAACGAAATAAATCAGCTTGGATAGGTTTTACATTGCTTTTCATTGCGCTTATTGGTGGAATTTTTGGAACAACTTATCAAGCCTACAAAACAAAACAAGAAAAACAAAGAGCAGAACAAACACTAGCTTTTATTACTGATTTGTTTAAAAGTCCAGACCCAAGATTACAGGATTCGGAAGGAAAAGATATAAAAGTAAGTGAGTTTTTAAAGGCAAGTGAGAAAAAAGTATTTCGAAATTTAGAAGACCAGCAAGAACTACAAACTGAACTCCTTACTATTTTATCTAATTTGTATGATAATATGAATTTGGCAAAAGAAGGAACAGAACTAGAAGAAAAATTATTACCAAAATTTATCAAACAATATGGTAGAAACTCGCCACGAGTAGCTGAAAGTATCAGAAAAATAGCTGCATGGTCTTTTGAAACAAATAAAGATGTAGAAAAAACAGATTCTATATTTCAAGAAGCCTTTGATATTTTTGAAAAAACCTATACAAAAGAACATAATAAATATGCTGTTTTATTAAATGAATATGGTTTATTTCTTCAAATATCAAGAGCAGATTTAGAAAAAGCAGAATCTATTTTGCAACAAGCAGGAGAAATTTTTGTAAAAAATGATACGATTACAGCCAATTATGGTAATAATTTATCGTTTCGTGGTTTGGTTGCCAATCAAATGGGAAGACTAGATGAGGCACTTTCTTTGTATGAACGAGAATTATTTATCAAGCAAAAAGTAAATCAAGATTCGGTCGGATTAGCACTTGTAAAAATAAATATGGCTTCTGTTTATTTCAAGCAGCAAAACCTCATTCGTGCCGAAACCATAAATAAAGAAGCTCTCAAAATTATGGAGGCAGAATTAGGAATGCAACACAAACATACACTTACTGCGCTTAATAATTTGGCAGCCGTTTATGCAGCTCAAGACCGTCATGATTTGGGAAAACCGATTGCGCTGCGTGCTTATAATGGTTTTGTCAATAAATATGGAGAAAAAAATGATAGAACAGCAGCATCAGCATTGAATGTAGGTTTTTATTATACCAAATTAAAAGAGTTCGATTCGGCTTTGGTGTATATAAATCAAGCAAATGAAACTTATAAACAGCTTTTTGGAGAAACGCATTATGTTACAGGTGTTCCACTTTTAGCTAGGGCAGAAATTTGGTTAGGTAAAAATGAACCTCAAAAAGCGTTTCAAGATGCTCAAAAAGCAGATGAATTACTTGCTACGCCTCCCATTCCAACAATTCATTATTATAGAGGAATGGTCAATTTTCGTTTAGGAAGTTGTTATATAGCCTTAAATGATAAAGAAAAAGGTAAAAAATATCTCCAAAAATCTGTCGATATTTTGATGCAAACAAACGGAAAAACGCACTACGCAACCAAAGCAGCAATGAAACAATTAGCAGTAATCAGTAATCAGTAA